ACGAAGTTTTTTTGAGTTGATTTATTACAATATCCTCAAAAATACTACGTTGGGGTTCCGGACCTGAAAAAATAAAGACTAATTGATTATTTTGCGAAATTTCAAGACTTTCTTTTTGAAGTGAAAAACGACTCAAAGAGCCTAAAAATTGTTGGTTTTTTATTGCTTTATTTTGACTTAAGATTCCTGAAAAATCATGGTTTTTGTTATCGGGAATAAGGCAAGCATCAAAACGATTTAATAGGAACGTATTTGTCCAATTTAAAAGCTTGCCAAAAAACCAGAGTTTGGGAGGAAATAAAATTTGTAGCTGATGACTGATAATAAAATTCTGCGTGTTTTTATTCCATAAGCCAAACCTACTATCGGAAATTATGGTATTAATGTTATATTCTTTTACAATTTTTTTTAAACTTCGGTGTTCCTGAATAATTGCAAGCGTTAAACGAGGTATCTGAAATAATAATTTCAAATACGTATTTAGTTTTCCGTATTTTATTCCGTATCCTTTTAGTGGAATTTGAGGTAAGTCGGGAAATATTTCACTAAGGAAAGCCGCTGTTTTAGGTTCTGTTCCCAATAAAATAAAATGACCGTCTTTTTTTAAATTTTCAATTAAAGGAATTAGTCTGCTAGCATGTCCTAAACCCCAATCAAGAGGCGAAATAAACAGGCGTTTGGATAGCATTATTTTTTTTAGCTAAACTACAAAAAAATGATAAAATGTTTGAAAATAAAGGAGCTGACATAAAGCGAATATATTTGATTTAACAGCAAAGTATATTCACAGGTTTATGCTTTTTGCAAAGTGCTATATATCAGTTATAAATGAAATATTTTCGGCATGATATATTTTTGATATTTGAATCTTAAGAGTAAAATCTCAAAGTTTATAAAAGCATGTTTTTGTCGGCTTATATTTTCAAGTCGTAAAAAAAACGTATCTTCGTTTTACTCAAAACTCATAAGGAATAAGTATATATTACCAAGTTTTTTCGATGTCTCACAAAACGCAAGAACAACTATTATATCAAATCGGCATTACTCTTTTACCGGGTGTTGGCGATGTAAATGCAAAGAAACTAATTGCTTATTGCGGTGGTGTTGAAGCCGTTTTTAAACAAAAGAAATCTCAGCTTTTGAAAATAGATGGTATTGGCTCTAAATTGGCCGATGCAATTATAAATCAAACTGTTTTAAAGCGTGCTGAAGAAGAAATATTATTTATTGAGAAAAATAAGATTCAGACATTCTTTTTTACAGATAAAAACTTTCCAATACGCTTAAAACAAGCTATGGACTCTCCTATAATACTTTATTATAAGGGGAATGCTAATCTTAATCAAAGAAAAATATTATCTGTTGTTGGCACAAGAAAAGTAACCGAAAGAGGCAAAGCTATTTGCGATAAGATAATATCGGGTTTTGAAGACGAAGAAGTGCTAATTATAAGTGGTTTAGCCTATGGTGTCGATACGCAGGCTCATAAATCGAGTTTGAAATATGGATTAAATACAGTTGGTATTTTAGCTCACGGATTAGATAGAATTTATCCTGATATTAATAGAGGATTAGCTAAGCGGATGATAGAGCATGGTGGATTATTAACTGATTTTATAAGTAAAACAATTCCTGATGCTCCTAATTTTCCTAAAAGAAACAGAATAATTGCAGGCTTGTCTGATGCTGTTTTGGTTATTGAATCTGCATCAAAAGGAGGCTCTTTAATTACAGCTGATATTGCTAATAGCTATAATAGAGATGTGTTTGCTGTTCCCGGGCGACCTGATGATAAATATTCAAAAGGATGCAATTTCTTAATACGGAGTAATAGAGCGGCTTTGGTTGAGTCGGCTAAAGATATTCGTTACCTTATGGGTTGGGATACTTCCAAAAAAGAAAAAATTATTCAACGGAAACTTTTTGTAGAATTAAAGCCCGAAGAAGAACTATTGATGAAGATTATACGGGAGGAAAAAGATCCAACGATAGATTTAATTGCACTAAAAGCACAAATGCCGATGAGTAAGGTATCGGTAACTTTATTAAATATGGAGTTTGAAGGTTTGCTTCGTTGCTTGCCGGGAAAAGTCTTTAAGCCGGTTTAGGAGAAACTTTTTGAAGTTATTTTATATACTATCCGATAATCTCACTTAATTCAAGCCAGCGCATTTCTTTTTCTTCTAATTCTTCGCTGAGCTGTTCAAAGCGTTTGGAAACTTTTTGAAGTTTATCAGAAGAAAGTTCACCTGAATTCATCCGATTAATCAGTTCTTCTTTTTCTGTTTCGAGATTAGCTATATCTTCCTCAAGCTTTTCAAATTCTTTTCGCTCCTTAAAACTTGCTTTGTGGACTTTTGCAGTAGCAGTCTTTGGTGATACATTAGCTTTTTTATTTGCCTTTTCTGCTTTTTTCTCTTCACTAGCTTCAAACACCTGCATTTCGCGATAATCGGAATAATTGCCTACAAAATCTTTTATTTTGCCATTCCCTTTAAAAATAAAAAGATGATCAGATAATCGATCAAGAAAATACCTGTCGTGAGAAACAATAAGCAAGCAGCCTTGAAAATCGAGAAGGAATTCTTCTAAACGACCTAAAGTAAACAAGTCTAAATCGTTTGTTGGCTCATCCAGAATCAGGAAATTTGGATTTTTTAATAAGGTGAGCACAAGATGTAGTTTTCTTTTTTCGCCTCCACTTAAACTGCTGAAGAAACTATGTTGTAAATTATGTGAAAAGCCGAAATGAAATAAAAACTGAGCTGCTGATATTTGGGTTTTGCCCATATCAATAAATTCTGCAATTTCTTTTACAATCTCCAAAACGCGCATATCGTCTTGTAACTGAATTCCTGTTTGTGTAAAATAACCAAACCGGGTGGTTTCGCCAACAATAATTTCACCTGAATCGGGCTGGATTTTTCGACTAATCAAATCTAAAAAAGTTGTTTTCCCGCTTCCGTTATCGCCAACAATACCAATACGTTCGCCTCGTTTAAAGATATAGTCGAAATTTTCTATTAAGTTTAAATTGCCGTAGCTTTTACTAAGTTTTTTTATTTCTAAAATTTTCCGCCCTTGCCGACTCATTTTAATATTAAAATCGAGTTTTTTTTGCTCTAAACGGTTTTTTGCTATTTTTTCTAAATCATAAAAAGAATCGATACGAGCTTTAGACTTATGTGTGCGTGCTTTGGGCTGTCGGCGCATCCAGTCTAACTCTGTACGATATAGGTTTTTTGCTTTTTCAATTTCGGTTAATTGCAATGCTTCTCTCTCAGCTTTTTTTTGTAAAAAATAGCTGTAGTTACCTCTGTAAATAAAGCTTTGTTGCCGATCGATTTCAATAATTTCATTACAAACAGCATCCAAGAAATAACGGTCGTGAGTTACCATTAGCAAACTCATCTTTTGTTTACTAATGTAATTTTCGAGCCATTCAATCATTTCAATATCAAGGTGATTGGTAGGTTCGTCTAAAACAAGTAAATCGGCATCATCAATTAAAATAGAAGCTATTGCCAATTTCTTTTTTTGACCTCCCGAAAGAGTTTCTACTTTTTGATTGTAATTAGTGAGCTCAAATTTTTCTAAAATTTCTTTAACCTTTAGCTCATAATCCCAAGCTTCTGCATGATCCATCGCCTGAATGGTTGAATCTAATAATCGCTGTGAGTCTTTATTTACCTCTTTCTCAAATTGTTTTAAAGCATCTCTATATTGGGCAATAATTTTAATGAATCGATTGTCGGCATGGAAAAGTACCTCGTTTACAGTTAGATTATTTTCAAAATGAGGCTGTTGTTGTAAATAAGCAATCCTAAGATTTTCTTTTAGGCGAATTTCTCCTGTATCCGGAATATCTATACCGCATAAAATATTTAAAAGGCTTGTTTTTCCCGTTCCATTATGAGCTACCAAAGCTATTTTTTGACCTTCGTTAATAGTGATATTCAGCTCCTGAAAGAGAGGTTTATCGCCCCAAGATTTGCTGAGGTTTTCTGCGACTAAGTAGGAAATGGCCATTTAGTTTTTCTTTTGCGCGAAAGTACAAATTTAGGTGGATTGAGATTAACTTAAATTAGTCAAGTTGATGATAAAAGAATCTCTCTCGTAACTCTACGAGGGTTTTAAACCCTCGTAGAGTTTTCTATCCCAAATCATAAAATGGTTTTAAAATTCTTATAAAGCTTTTTCAGGATAGCAAGAATTAGGAGCCAATTTAATTTTCGTTTGCGTTAAAATCCCTATTTTTGCTCCAAAATAATAATTTGTGAATTCAACACTTTTTACTTCTTCATCCATTTCTGATACGCAAGAATATAGCGGACAGGTGAGTTGGCAAAGCCCATCAAATATTGCTTTGGTTAAATATTGGGGGAAATTTGGTGTTCAATTGCCTAAAAATCCATCTTTGAGTTTTGGTTTGTCAGAAGCATATTCTCAGATGAGCATAAAATTCTCTTCAAAAAAAGAAGAAAAGGCAAAATACCGATTCTTTTTTGAGAACAAAGAAAATCCGGCTTTTGGTGATAAAGTGTTTCGCTTTTTAGATGAGTTAGATAAAGAATTTCCCTTTTTAAAGCAGCTTGATTTACAAATTGACAGTAAAAACAGTTTCCCTCATTCTGCGGGAATAGCTTCTTCGGCATCTTCTATGAGCGCATTGGCATTATGTCTTTGTAGCATGCAGCAAGAGGTGCTTGGAGATTTGCAAGATGAACAAGATTTTTTTACTAAAGCGTCTTATGTTGCACGTTTAGGCTCAGGAAGTGCCAGCCGATCTGTTTATGGTGGATTTAGTATTTGGGGTGAGTTTTTTGATATTATGGAGAGTAGCAATGAGTATGCTGTGCCTTTTACTTATGAAGTGCATCCTCTTTTTATGCAGCTTCGCGATAGCATATTGATTGTTAGTGATACTGAAAAAACGGTTTCCAGTAGAGCCGGTCATGCTTTAATGAATGGTCATCCTTATGCCGATGCGCGTATTGCTCAAAGCAAGCAAAATATGAGTTGGCTTACGGCTGCTTTACAACAAGGAGATACGGATAGGTTTATAGAAGTAGTAGAAAACGAGGCGATGAGCTTACATGCTTTAATGATGAGTTCAAAGCCTTGGTATTCTTTATTGCAACCCAATACATTGAGGATATTAGAAAAGATTAGGGCTTTTCGCGAAAAAAGTGGAATTTTTATTTGCTTTACGCTTGATGCCGGTCCAAATGTGCATTTGCTGTACACTGAGGATGATGAAATTCAGGTGATGGAATTTATTGAAAATGAATTGTTAGATTATTGTGTTGAGCGAAAAGTTATACACGATCGTTTAGGTTTTGGTCCAAAAAGAATAGGTTAAAATGATAAAAAGAAGAGAGGTTTTTTACGGAAAGATATTATTGTTTGGAGAATATAGCGTTATTTTTAACTCTATGGCTTTAACTATTCCTTACACTCATTTTAAAGGTCAATTGAGTTTTATTTCAAATTATAAGTATACCGATTTTGAATGGGCAAAAGAATCGAATAATTCAATCAGAGAAT
This sequence is a window from Bacteroidales bacterium. Protein-coding genes within it:
- the dprA gene encoding DNA-processing protein DprA; protein product: MSHKTQEQLLYQIGITLLPGVGDVNAKKLIAYCGGVEAVFKQKKSQLLKIDGIGSKLADAIINQTVLKRAEEEILFIEKNKIQTFFFTDKNFPIRLKQAMDSPIILYYKGNANLNQRKILSVVGTRKVTERGKAICDKIISGFEDEEVLIISGLAYGVDTQAHKSSLKYGLNTVGILAHGLDRIYPDINRGLAKRMIEHGGLLTDFISKTIPDAPNFPKRNRIIAGLSDAVLVIESASKGGSLITADIANSYNRDVFAVPGRPDDKYSKGCNFLIRSNRAALVESAKDIRYLMGWDTSKKEKIIQRKLFVELKPEEELLMKIIREEKDPTIDLIALKAQMPMSKVSVTLLNMEFEGLLRCLPGKVFKPV
- a CDS encoding ABC-F family ATP-binding cassette domain-containing protein; translation: MAISYLVAENLSKSWGDKPLFQELNITINEGQKIALVAHNGTGKTSLLNILCGIDIPDTGEIRLKENLRIAYLQQQPHFENNLTVNEVLFHADNRFIKIIAQYRDALKQFEKEVNKDSQRLLDSTIQAMDHAEAWDYELKVKEILEKFELTNYNQKVETLSGGQKKKLAIASILIDDADLLVLDEPTNHLDIEMIEWLENYISKQKMSLLMVTHDRYFLDAVCNEIIEIDRQQSFIYRGNYSYFLQKKAEREALQLTEIEKAKNLYRTELDWMRRQPKARTHKSKARIDSFYDLEKIAKNRLEQKKLDFNIKMSRQGRKILEIKKLSKSYGNLNLIENFDYIFKRGERIGIVGDNGSGKTTFLDLISRKIQPDSGEIIVGETTRFGYFTQTGIQLQDDMRVLEIVKEIAEFIDMGKTQISAAQFLFHFGFSHNLQHSFFSSLSGGEKRKLHLVLTLLKNPNFLILDEPTNDLDLFTLGRLEEFLLDFQGCLLIVSHDRYFLDRLSDHLFIFKGNGKIKDFVGNYSDYREMQVFEASEEKKAEKANKKANVSPKTATAKVHKASFKERKEFEKLEEDIANLETEKEELINRMNSGELSSDKLQKVSKRFEQLSEELEEKEMRWLELSEIIG